The DNA region TTGTACTTGAATCATAATTGGTTTTTCATTTATTCTTCAAATGTCATGAAAGCATTGCCATTTATAAAAATGATTGTACTGAATTGTATTTTTTTAAGGATGAATTGTGTGTTACATGAAAATTATCGAGTTTTATCATCATTCATTTCAAAAATGTGAAAAGAATTATTCCATTAAATAAAAGTTAATTCGTTGTTAAATATTTGAAATCTATTGATTTAAGTAATACTTTTAAAAAAAATAACTAATCATGAAATGAGCATAAACAAATTTCATCATTGTATACCAACCAACATGATTAAATTTTTTATGCGAAATCAAAGATTCACGAACACAAAATAAATGATTTAAAAATTCGTGAGTAATTCCTGAATGTGCAGAAATTTTTAGTTTCTTCATTTTCAGCAAACTATAAAATTTTAAACAGATGAAAAAAATATTGTATCGTTTAATGCTCTGTGGTGTTGCCGTATTGACACTTTCAGCAATTAAAAAAACAGACAACTCCCTTACCGCAAATTTTATTGAAGGTGATACGCAAATCGCTTCAATTAATGCCTTAAGTTTTGGACCAGAAGGCATATTGTTTATTGGCGATTCTAAAAACGCTGCTATTTATGCTATTGATACCAAAGATGTTACAGCTAAGGAAAAGGCAGATGAAATAAATATGGGTGATTTTGATACTAAAATTGCTGCTTCATTAGGAACAACCGTTGATAATATCAAAATTACGGATATGGCTGTAAATCCTATTTCTAGAGCAATTTATTTTTCAGTTAATATAACTGACGGAACACCGGTTGTATTAAAATTAGATGGAGAAACTTTCGAAAATGTCTCACTAAAGAAAGCAAGTTATTCAAAAATTGAACTGAATGACGCCGTTGGAGTTGACGATAAAGACAATAGGGGTAGGGCATTACGGCATTGGGCTATTTCTGATATGATGTACCACAAAGGTAAAGTGATGATTTCTGGGTTATCTAACAAAGAATTTCGCTCTACGTTTAGAAGTATTCCATTTCCATTTACAGAAACTCAAGATTTTGCCTCCTTAGAAATTTGGCATGCCGCTCATGGTCGATTTGAAACCTATGCACCCATAAAAGCATTTAATGTTATTAATATAGAAGGTGAAGATCATTTGATAGCTGGTTATACTTGTACACCATTGGTATTGTTTCCCATAAAGGATTTAACAGGAAAAAAGCATATAAAAGGAAGAACAGTTGCTGAGCTTGGTGGCGGAAATTCTCCTTTAGATATGATTGTATTTGAAAAGGATGGAAAACCAAAGTTTTTTATGTCTAATTCCAGTCGGCCAATAATGCGTATAGATTATGACGATATTGTTAACTTTAAAGAATCGCTTACTGAAGAAGTTAAAGAATTTGCAGCAACAGATGGTGTAACCTATGATAATTTACCCTTTGTCTATGTAAAGCAAATGGACAATTTAGATAATGAAAATGTGGTTTTTCTTCATATTGATGGTCAAGGCGATTTGGTATTAAGAAGCAGATCAAAAAAATGGATGTAAACCGTTTTAACTATAATAAAAAGACCAAGTATAGCTTGGTCTTTTTTTGTTTTCTACTGGTTTTTGCTTGTGAACAACAACCAGAAATAACTAACCTTAACGTGAATTATAACGATGATAAGGCTATTGGAGTTTCCTTTGTCGCTGACAACAACCAAAAAAAATTTTCAATTCATTTAAAAGACAATGTAACACCAGTTTTAGGTAACTTTTCTTCAGAAAATAATACGCAAACATTCACACCAATTGTTCCGTTTTCAAATGGCGAAACGTATACCATTTTACGTGAAGAACATATACTTTCAAGTTTTACCATAAAACCTAAAAATAGGTCTACCTCGCCAGAAGTAGTAGCCATTTATCCAACAACAGGCGTAGTACCTGAAAACTTATTAAAAATGTATGTTGATTTTTCCAAACCCATGCAAGAAGTTGGAAACGTACTAGATTTTATAACCGTTTTTAATAAAACCACAAACAAAAAAGTGGATGTGTTTTTAGAATTAGAAACGGAATTATGGAATGCCAATCACACTCTGTTAACTTTATGGCTAGATCCGGGGCGAATTAAAAAAGAGTTGATTC from Aureibaculum sp. 2308TA14-22 includes:
- a CDS encoding Ig-like domain-containing protein codes for the protein MDVNRFNYNKKTKYSLVFFCFLLVFACEQQPEITNLNVNYNDDKAIGVSFVADNNQKKFSIHLKDNVTPVLGNFSSENNTQTFTPIVPFSNGETYTILREEHILSSFTIKPKNRSTSPEVVAIYPTTGVVPENLLKMYVDFSKPMQEVGNVLDFITVFNKTTNKKVDVFLELETELWNANHTLLTLWLDPGRIKKELIPNKEKGLPIMNGHVYEISVNKNFRDADGNELKQSYTKTVTVTNRDENKPKVDDFEIQIPTTKTSPLIIQFNEPLDAMLLTEVFTIYNNKDEKIEGNYQLQNEETSVAFTPTRNWKSDTYKIEIQSRLEDLAGNNLNRLFDEDLLNKDKLEDSPFKEIYFVIK